The Deltaproteobacteria bacterium nucleotide sequence GCGATACAATTTTGGCGATTGTTTCTGCAGGGAGCAGGTCGGTGACCGGAATACCACCCACGGTGCAATAGCGAGGAACAGGGACCATGGTATCGCCGTGTCCGCCAAGTACCACCGCAAAAACATCTTTGATGCTGACATTAAGTTCAAGGGCTACAAAAGCGCGAAAGCGCGCTGAATCTAGCACGCCGGCCATACCGCAGACACGGCTCGGCGGGAAACCGGAAATTTTCTGAAAAATATAAACCATGGCATCGAGTGGGTTGGAAATAACAATTACAAAAGCATTCGGTGCCTTTTCTTTGACGTTGGTTGCAACGTTCTTCATGATTTCCAGATTTTTGTTGAGAAGATCGTCACGAGACATTCCGGGTTTGCGTGCAAGACCTGCAGTAATAATGACGACGTCACTTCCCTTGATGTCATCATAATTGTTGGTGCCTTTAAGTCGGGCATCAGAATTCAAAACGGGAAGGCCTTCCAGAATGTCGAGAGTTTTTCCCTGAGGAAGTCCTTCGACTACATCAAACAAAACCACATCTCCCAATTCCTTCGCGGCAATTTGCTCCGCCAAGACCCCACCAATATTCCCACCACCAATCAAAGCTATTTTTTTGCGAGCCATAAGTTCTCCTTTTTTAAAAAGATGCCCCCTTGAAACAAACCCGAAGATATCTGTCAATGTAGATTTCAATGCTTATCCGAAAATGCCTGCTTTAAAAATTGTCATTCTGAGCGAAGCGAAGAATCCATTTGTTATCAAGCAGATCCTTCACTTCGTTCAGGATGACATCTTGTTATCACCCAACAACAGGCACTTTTCGGATAAGCATTGAAATTCAGGAGAAAAATTGGGCGAGGTCGGTTTCGCGCTGTTTGCAGTCTTTGATGCCGATGTCGATGAGGTTGCACATGAATTCTTTTTCGAACATCAGATAGCTGAGCAAGTCCAAATCGGCCGTTGGATCCACTTCCAAAAATTTCATAAAGAAACGTTCCACTTGAGTCAGGTTGCTTTTGGTTCTGCTGAGTTTGATAAGCCGTTCGCAAGCAATTTTTCCGAGGTCTTCGCTGGGGAAGAACGCAAAGGCCTCTATTTTTTTCAAACCCCGGTTTGCAATATCGCCGCGAATCGCCTCTTTTTTGAGCATCTCATTGAGGTTATGCAAAAAATCCGGGCCGTAGAGTTTTTCGCTCCATTCAATAACCCGGTTGATCCGGGTCATTTGCTCCAAATCGTAATCGATATGATCCAAAAAAAGGGCGTCCAACAATTTGCCCGCCAAGTGTGTGAAGCTGGGATAGGCGTTTGGCTCGGTGAGACTGAAACTGCCGGAGCTATCCAGTGCCTCCCGATATTTGACACCGACAATAAGAATTTTGTCCGCACCCAATTGCACGGCGGGACTCATCGGTGTGTTTTGGCGAATGCTTCCATCCACATAAAAGTAAGGACCGATTCGCACAGGCGGAAAAATAACGGGGACGGCCGCCGAAGCCATGGCGTGTTGCCAATCAATAGGTCCCGTTTTTATCCGGTAGGCACCAGTGTATTCAACCGCATCTTTTTTATCGACGAAAAGTTCAAGTTTTCCGTTTCCCACGTTGGTCGTGGCAATGGAGACCGCATCCAAAACGCCTTCGTGAATGTTTCGCGGAATTTTGCTGAAGGGGATGGCTTTCTTTAAAAACGGAATGAAAGGGGTGGTATCAAGAATTCCCTGAAACGGATCCATTTCTTTCCCCCATTTTTTGAAAAGGGGGACGAGGCCCAAAAAATGGGAGGTTGTAAATGCGGTTGAGCGCGCCAACAGATGGAGCAAAGCGCCGAAATCGCCCCGATAAATATCGGTAGAGCGCAAATTTTCCCAAAGTGTTTTGATATTTCGCCCCTGAGCTTTGGGATTATCGGCGGTGGCTGCCATGTAACAGGTGTTGATGGCTCCGGCGCTAGTGCCGGAGTGGATGGAAAAACCGTGCTGGTCAGGCCAGATGGCTTTGCGCAGATGGGAGATGATGCCGGCTTCATAAGCCCCTCTTGCTCCACCCCCCGAAAGGACTAACGCAATTTTTTTCATCGTGCTGGTTGGTGAATCCGTTTCTTAAACTGTTTTAACGCAAGTCTTTGAAAAATAAATCCAACGCCGAGAATATATACCACATCCCAAATGAGGATGGGAGAAAAATGTCCCGTGGCGAAGGCACGGTTGAGACGAACGCAGTGAAAAAGAGGATTAAACTCCGCGATCCACGCCCAAGAACCCAATCTTTCCTGAAGAGGAAAAAAAGTATCGCTGAAAATATAAAGAGGGGTCAGAAAAAGCGTGAAGTAGACACTGAAAAGATCGATGGTGGGGATGGTGAAGGCATAAGCCATGCCGATGGTGGCAAAAAGATAACCGACCAGAATTAAAACGAGCAAAATACCGGGCGACCAAACGGATGGAACGATTCCAAAGAGGAAAGTGATCAAATAAAAAATCCCTCCATAAATCATGGCCCTTGTAATCGACCATAAAAGTTCTCCAATAATAATTTCATGTTCATTTACGGGGGTTGCGATGATGGCATCATAGGTCCGGTTGTAATTCATCCGAACATAAACATTATAAGTGCTTTCAAAACTGGCGCCGTTCATCGCGGCGATCGCAATAAGACCCGGTGCCAAAAAGACGGGGTAGGGTACGCCACCGATTTGTTGGATATAAAAACCCACGCCAAGACCGAGCCCGATCAAAAAAAAGACCGGCTCGAAAAAATTAGGGAGGATGTTGAGCTTCCATGTTTTGGAATACATCGTGGAGTTGCGCAACCAAACGCTTTTGATGCTTTGCCACAGGAGTCCTTCACTCATCGCGAAGCTCCCTTCCGGTCATTTTCAAAAAAACCTCTTCCAAATTTTGACATTGGTGTTTTTGGATAAGATGTTTAGGCGACCCTGTTTCGATGATTTTTCCGTAATCCAGAATCACCAGATCGTCGCACAGGAGTTCTGCTTCGTGCATGTAATGAGTGGTGAGAAGAATCGATGTGCCACTTGCTTTAATTGTGCGCAGTGTTTCCCACAACAAGAGCCTTGCTTGCGGGTCCAGGCCGGTGGTGGGTTCATCCAAAAGTAAAAGTTCGGGTTCGTTGAGAAGGGCTTTGGCGATGCTCAGACGGCGCTTCATTCCCCCGGAGTAGCGAAAAATGGGTTCGTCAGCGCGGTCAGAAAGTTGCAGGAGGTTTAACAAATATTCTCCACGATTGTGAATATAATTTTTATCGAAACCAAAATGTCTGCCATGAATTTTTAAATTATCCCAAGCGGAGAGCGATTCTTCTAAAATATCTTTTTGCTGAACGACTCCGATTCGGCGCTTGATGGCGCGGCGGTTTTCGTAAATGGGAGAGCCGAAGAGGGTAAGGGTTCCCGAAGTGGGAGTGAGCGCACCGTAAATCATTTTGATCGTGGTGGTCTTGCCCGCGCCGTTGGGTCCCAGAAAACCGAAGCATTGACTTGATGCCACTTCGAAATCAATTTCATTCACGGCACAAAATCCGTTGAAAAATTTCGTTAATTTTTGGGCGGTGAGGACAGAGGACATGCCTCTTTGTTAATGCAATTATCAAAAAATGCAACAAGAGGTGATTAGGGAACACGGCATCCCTCCTGTTGCCATTTTTGAAGCGGTGAGATATGTTTTAGCTGTGCATAAATATAAAAAGTTTTTCATGGTCCAAATGATTCCCTTGAAAAAAGCGACAAGAGAATTTGATATCA carries:
- the mdh gene encoding malate dehydrogenase; this encodes MARKKIALIGGGNIGGVLAEQIAAKELGDVVLFDVVEGLPQGKTLDILEGLPVLNSDARLKGTNNYDDIKGSDVVIITAGLARKPGMSRDDLLNKNLEIMKNVATNVKEKAPNAFVIVISNPLDAMVYIFQKISGFPPSRVCGMAGVLDSARFRAFVALELNVSIKDVFAVVLGGHGDTMVPVPRYCTVGGIPVTDLLPAETIAKIVSRTQKAGGEVVELLKTGSAFVSPALSAISMAESYLKDQKRVLPCAAYLNGEYGSKGYYIGVPAVIGEKGIEKILELKLNADEKKMFETSLQAVKNLVEQIRL
- a CDS encoding patatin-like phospholipase family protein, with product MKKIALVLSGGGARGAYEAGIISHLRKAIWPDQHGFSIHSGTSAGAINTCYMAATADNPKAQGRNIKTLWENLRSTDIYRGDFGALLHLLARSTAFTTSHFLGLVPLFKKWGKEMDPFQGILDTTPFIPFLKKAIPFSKIPRNIHEGVLDAVSIATTNVGNGKLELFVDKKDAVEYTGAYRIKTGPIDWQHAMASAAVPVIFPPVRIGPYFYVDGSIRQNTPMSPAVQLGADKILIVGVKYREALDSSGSFSLTEPNAYPSFTHLAGKLLDALFLDHIDYDLEQMTRINRVIEWSEKLYGPDFLHNLNEMLKKEAIRGDIANRGLKKIEAFAFFPSEDLGKIACERLIKLSRTKSNLTQVERFFMKFLEVDPTADLDLLSYLMFEKEFMCNLIDIGIKDCKQRETDLAQFFS
- a CDS encoding ABC transporter permease encodes the protein MSEGLLWQSIKSVWLRNSTMYSKTWKLNILPNFFEPVFFLIGLGLGVGFYIQQIGGVPYPVFLAPGLIAIAAMNGASFESTYNVYVRMNYNRTYDAIIATPVNEHEIIIGELLWSITRAMIYGGIFYLITFLFGIVPSVWSPGILLVLILVGYLFATIGMAYAFTIPTIDLFSVYFTLFLTPLYIFSDTFFPLQERLGSWAWIAEFNPLFHCVRLNRAFATGHFSPILIWDVVYILGVGFIFQRLALKQFKKRIHQPAR
- a CDS encoding ATP-binding cassette domain-containing protein; the encoded protein is MSSVLTAQKLTKFFNGFCAVNEIDFEVASSQCFGFLGPNGAGKTTTIKMIYGALTPTSGTLTLFGSPIYENRRAIKRRIGVVQQKDILEESLSAWDNLKIHGRHFGFDKNYIHNRGEYLLNLLQLSDRADEPIFRYSGGMKRRLSIAKALLNEPELLLLDEPTTGLDPQARLLLWETLRTIKASGTSILLTTHYMHEAELLCDDLVILDYGKIIETGSPKHLIQKHQCQNLEEVFLKMTGRELRDE